Proteins from one Embleya scabrispora genomic window:
- a CDS encoding FAD-dependent monooxygenase, whose amino-acid sequence MSTIAVAGGGIGGLASALALAARGHDVVVCERSPEFVELGAGIQLAPNGMHALDRLGLAEAVGRIAVPVGELRFMDGVTGEHVVAMPLDRRYRDRFRNAYVVVHRGELYRLLLDACRSRAGIELRASHPVVGYAHEADAVRVLLADGASLGADALIGADGLHSAIRAQLVGDGAPRDAGITVYRSIVPMERVPTELRHMSVTWWAGPGRHFVHCPIAGGRFLNLAPSAENAPAETFSGVSVPASEVLGEFGALCESARRLLELGADWKAWVLVDREPVDGWTDGRVALLGDAAHPMLHYAAQGACMALEDAVVLGDLLDCPAGWFAARLGRYNAVRRERTARVHRLARDSIALWHAEDAAAEARNKTLSAMSPAELYDFVAWLHGTREFAGSPSVTPAIQDPAENSAYTLGGRLDPTETPNPRTPSRSPRSAAAGSPASARSAGTYTLGGWLEPAEDPQPVTPPRSPRNPAAGPLASPRSTGTKESPKTL is encoded by the coding sequence GTGAGTACCATCGCCGTCGCCGGCGGCGGCATCGGCGGCCTCGCCTCGGCGCTCGCCCTGGCCGCCCGCGGCCACGACGTCGTGGTGTGCGAACGCAGCCCCGAATTCGTCGAGTTGGGCGCCGGCATCCAGCTCGCCCCCAACGGGATGCACGCGCTCGACCGCCTCGGTCTGGCCGAAGCGGTCGGCCGGATCGCCGTCCCCGTGGGCGAACTGCGCTTCATGGACGGGGTCACCGGGGAACACGTGGTGGCCATGCCGCTGGATCGGCGCTACCGCGACCGCTTCCGCAACGCCTACGTGGTGGTGCACCGGGGCGAGTTGTACCGGCTGCTGCTCGACGCCTGCCGAAGCCGCGCGGGGATCGAACTGCGGGCCTCGCACCCGGTGGTCGGCTACGCGCACGAGGCGGACGCGGTACGGGTGTTGCTCGCCGACGGGGCGAGCCTGGGCGCCGATGCGCTGATCGGCGCCGACGGGCTGCACTCCGCGATCCGCGCGCAGTTGGTCGGCGACGGCGCGCCGCGCGACGCCGGCATCACCGTGTACCGCTCGATCGTGCCGATGGAGCGGGTGCCGACCGAACTGCGGCACATGTCGGTGACGTGGTGGGCCGGGCCGGGGCGGCACTTCGTGCACTGTCCGATCGCCGGCGGCCGCTTTCTCAATCTGGCGCCCAGCGCGGAGAACGCGCCCGCCGAGACCTTCTCGGGGGTTTCGGTGCCGGCGTCCGAGGTGCTCGGCGAGTTCGGCGCGCTCTGCGAGAGCGCACGGCGGCTGCTCGAACTGGGCGCCGACTGGAAGGCGTGGGTACTGGTCGACCGGGAACCCGTGGACGGTTGGACGGACGGACGGGTCGCCCTGCTCGGCGACGCGGCCCACCCGATGCTCCACTACGCGGCCCAGGGCGCCTGTATGGCCCTCGAGGACGCTGTGGTCCTGGGCGACCTGTTGGACTGCCCCGCGGGGTGGTTCGCGGCCCGCCTGGGCCGATACAACGCCGTCCGCCGCGAGCGCACCGCGCGGGTGCATCGGCTGGCCCGGGACAGCATCGCGCTGTGGCACGCCGAGGACGCGGCGGCCGAGGCCCGCAACAAGACGCTGTCCGCGATGTCGCCGGCCGAGTTGTACGACTTCGTCGCCTGGCTGCACGGCACCCGGGAGTTCGCCGGCTCGCCGTCCGTCACTCCGGCGATCCAGGACCCCGCGGAAAACTCGGCCTACACCCTCGGCGGCCGGCTGGACCCGACCGAGACGCCGAACCCGAGGACACCGTCCCGGTCGCCCCGAAGCGCGGCCGCCGGCTCACCCGCGTCCGCACGAAGTGCCGGTACGTACACCCTCGGCGGGTGGCTCGAACCGGCCGAGGACCCGCAACCGGTCACGCCGCCCCGGTCGCCCCGGAATCCGGCCGCCGGCCCGCTCGCGTCCCCGCGAAGCACGGGCACGAAGGAGTCGCCGAAGACCCTGTGA
- a CDS encoding VOC family protein: MTFRDTAWPEGTPCWVEVRVGDPKHTSAFYGALFGWDFLDRGEEYDHYLTASLDGRTVADIGPRFGEPANAPSAWLVCIAVESADAVAERIVRAGGTLTVAPTDVGTHGRFAVAADPGGAVFGIWQADEYFGAEVADVPGAAVWHRCLTRDFGAAQAFYVEVFGYTVTPEPSGSGGPDGGGPDAAAGVVLRLDGRPVAGLARAGAGAVSHWLVTFGVAELATAVAKVTASGGSVLTGPYDTSRGPSVLVADEQGTPFEVVAVSAAT, from the coding sequence CATTTCGCGACACCGCGTGGCCGGAGGGTACGCCCTGCTGGGTGGAGGTCCGGGTCGGTGATCCCAAACACACGAGCGCGTTCTACGGAGCCCTGTTCGGGTGGGACTTCCTGGACCGGGGCGAGGAGTACGACCATTACCTGACGGCGAGTCTGGACGGTCGCACGGTCGCCGACATCGGTCCCCGGTTCGGGGAGCCGGCGAACGCGCCGTCGGCGTGGCTCGTCTGCATCGCGGTCGAGAGCGCCGACGCGGTGGCGGAACGGATCGTCCGGGCGGGCGGGACGCTGACGGTCGCGCCGACCGACGTCGGCACGCACGGCAGGTTCGCGGTGGCGGCCGACCCGGGCGGGGCGGTGTTCGGGATCTGGCAGGCGGACGAGTACTTCGGCGCCGAGGTCGCGGACGTACCCGGCGCGGCGGTATGGCACCGGTGCCTGACCCGGGACTTCGGCGCGGCGCAGGCGTTCTATGTCGAGGTGTTCGGCTACACCGTCACGCCGGAGCCGTCCGGGTCGGGCGGACCGGACGGTGGCGGCCCGGACGCGGCGGCGGGCGTCGTGCTGCGGCTCGACGGCCGTCCCGTGGCCGGCCTCGCCCGGGCGGGTGCGGGAGCGGTGTCGCACTGGCTGGTCACCTTCGGGGTCGCCGAGTTGGCGACGGCGGTGGCGAAGGTGACCGCGTCGGGTGGTTCCGTCCTGACCGGCCCCTACGACACTTCACGCGGCCCGAGCGTCCTGGTCGCCGACGAGCAGGGCACCCCGTTCGAGGTGGTCGCGGTGAGCGCGGCGACCTGA
- a CDS encoding 3-oxoacyl-ACP synthase III family protein: protein MTTHAVGAPGGDAVGILGTGSYLPGDVVTNTDVGTPAGVTDEWITRKTGIRERRWAKADEATSDLAVMAARAALGNAGVRAEQVSLVIVATSTPDSPQPPTAAAVAAELDVPAGTPAFDLNAVCSGFVFALTTAERMIRGTGGHAVVIGADIYSRTLDPSDHRTAVLFGDGAGAVVLGPGAGRGVLATRLATYPAERQLIRVPAGGSRIPASPASLDQGLHYFRMDGRAVRDFVAEQVGPLIRAFLAEHAPNPARPPHFVPHQANGRMIEALADDLGFPIERTHTTVERFGNTGAASIPISLDAAADRLRAGDSVLLAGFGGGMAVGLALVEWDGPRGAD, encoded by the coding sequence ATGACTACGCACGCAGTCGGAGCACCGGGTGGGGACGCGGTCGGGATCCTCGGTACCGGCTCCTACCTCCCCGGCGACGTGGTGACCAATACCGACGTCGGCACACCGGCCGGAGTGACCGACGAGTGGATCACCCGCAAGACCGGGATCCGCGAGCGCCGTTGGGCCAAGGCCGACGAAGCCACCTCGGACCTGGCGGTGATGGCCGCGCGAGCCGCCCTCGGCAATGCCGGCGTCCGGGCCGAACAGGTCTCGCTCGTGATCGTGGCGACGTCCACGCCGGACTCGCCGCAACCCCCCACCGCCGCCGCCGTCGCGGCCGAACTCGACGTCCCCGCGGGCACCCCCGCGTTCGACCTCAACGCCGTGTGCAGCGGCTTCGTCTTCGCGCTCACCACCGCGGAGCGGATGATCCGGGGCACCGGCGGCCACGCCGTGGTGATCGGCGCCGACATCTACTCGCGCACCCTCGACCCGAGCGATCACCGCACCGCGGTGCTGTTCGGCGACGGCGCGGGCGCGGTGGTGCTCGGCCCCGGCGCCGGTCGCGGGGTGCTGGCCACCCGACTGGCCACCTATCCGGCGGAGCGTCAGTTGATCCGGGTGCCCGCGGGCGGCTCCCGGATCCCGGCCTCGCCGGCGTCCCTCGACCAGGGACTGCACTACTTCCGGATGGACGGTCGGGCGGTGCGCGACTTCGTGGCCGAGCAGGTCGGCCCGCTGATCCGCGCGTTCCTGGCGGAGCACGCGCCGAACCCCGCGCGGCCGCCGCACTTCGTACCGCACCAGGCCAACGGCCGGATGATCGAGGCCCTCGCCGACGACCTCGGCTTCCCGATCGAGCGTACGCACACCACCGTGGAACGTTTCGGAAATACCGGCGCGGCGTCCATACCCATTTCCCTGGATGCCGCCGCCGACCGCCTCCGAGCCGGCGATTCGGTACTGCTCGCCGGTTTCGGCGGGGGTATGGCCGTCGGTCTGGCACTCGTCGAATGGGACGGGCCACGCGGCGCGGATTGA
- a CDS encoding arylamine N-acetyltransferase family protein, whose product MIDDAMVSAYLDRIAAERPERADLESLRELNRRHLFAVPFENLSYHLGEDILMDERVVAKVVHERRGGGCYEVNPALSFLLQSLGYEVSIMPGRVWIKGNLTAPLCHLALKVRIDGGEWLVDVGFGRNSRYPLSLDTDAVQEDPNGAFRIERADDGGIDVVANDTALYRVYDVPCELSDFAPTLWWYRTAPDSPFLQNLFCSLPTETGRVTLKEDRFSRVEGDRRESVTITDEQELLTAYDKWFGIKLDRLPVKVITDGTVQIAFD is encoded by the coding sequence GTGATCGACGACGCCATGGTATCCGCATACCTGGATCGCATCGCCGCGGAACGGCCGGAGCGGGCCGACCTGGAGTCGCTGCGCGAGTTGAACCGGAGGCATTTGTTCGCGGTTCCCTTCGAGAATTTGAGCTATCACCTCGGTGAAGACATCCTGATGGACGAAAGGGTGGTCGCGAAGGTCGTCCACGAGCGTCGGGGCGGTGGTTGCTACGAAGTGAATCCGGCACTTTCCTTCCTGTTGCAAAGCCTCGGCTATGAGGTTTCGATAATGCCGGGTCGGGTGTGGATCAAGGGCAATCTCACCGCCCCGCTGTGCCATCTCGCGCTCAAGGTCCGGATCGACGGCGGGGAATGGCTCGTCGACGTCGGCTTCGGTCGCAACAGCAGGTACCCGCTGTCCCTGGACACCGACGCGGTCCAGGAGGACCCGAACGGGGCGTTCCGGATCGAGCGGGCCGACGACGGCGGCATCGACGTCGTGGCGAACGACACGGCGCTGTACCGGGTCTACGACGTGCCGTGCGAGCTGTCCGACTTCGCGCCCACGCTGTGGTGGTATCGCACCGCGCCCGACTCGCCGTTCCTGCAGAACCTGTTCTGCTCGCTGCCGACCGAGACCGGCCGGGTCACCCTCAAGGAGGACCGGTTCAGCCGGGTCGAGGGCGACCGACGGGAGAGCGTGACGATCACCGACGAGCAGGAGTTGTTGACCGCGTACGACAAGTGGTTCGGCATCAAGCTCGACCGACTGCCGGTCAAGGTGATCACCGACGGCACGGTGCAGATCGCATTCGACTAG
- a CDS encoding SRPBCC family protein has product MSESSVTTPLFEVDFETRVGKSPAAVYAVLSDLPRCREWSEECTGGEWVEGAPGAVGSVFRGENFRRTDVVSWAPVVRGVWHTHAEVVAAEPGRRFRWAMRTNDGRAQDSVWGFDIAPAPGGSTLVHTFRMGTATEGIRGITAEMTEDEKKRFFAEWGAKLEKDMAATVARLKKVIEAD; this is encoded by the coding sequence ATGAGTGAAAGCAGCGTTACCACCCCCCTGTTCGAGGTCGATTTCGAAACGCGCGTGGGGAAATCACCGGCGGCCGTCTACGCCGTGCTCAGCGACCTGCCGCGCTGCCGCGAGTGGAGCGAGGAGTGCACCGGCGGGGAATGGGTCGAGGGCGCGCCGGGGGCGGTCGGTTCGGTCTTCCGCGGCGAGAACTTCCGTCGTACGGACGTGGTTTCGTGGGCTCCGGTGGTCCGCGGCGTCTGGCACACGCACGCCGAGGTGGTGGCCGCCGAACCCGGGCGCCGCTTCCGCTGGGCGATGCGGACCAACGACGGACGGGCCCAGGACAGCGTCTGGGGATTCGACATCGCCCCGGCCCCGGGCGGATCCACACTCGTGCACACCTTCCGGATGGGCACCGCCACGGAGGGAATCCGGGGCATCACCGCCGAGATGACCGAGGACGAGAAGAAGAGATTCTTCGCCGAATGGGGAGCGAAGCTCGAAAAGGACATGGCGGCCACCGTGGCGCGGCTCAAAAAGGTCATCGAGGCCGACTGA
- a CDS encoding transposase, translated as MVGDALSGRLVSDRLWELVVPLLPGFGVRRQGGGRAPVEERAVFTAVVFVLTSGCAWRQLPACFGVASPTAHRRFTVWTNAGVWPRLRRAVLDHPDSRDEIEWGEAIALAATARRTRDA; from the coding sequence ATGGTGGGTGATGCGCTGTCGGGGCGGTTGGTGTCGGATCGTCTGTGGGAGTTGGTGGTTCCGTTGTTGCCGGGTTTCGGGGTGCGGCGGCAGGGGGGTGGTCGGGCGCCGGTGGAGGAGCGTGCGGTGTTCACGGCGGTGGTGTTCGTGCTGACCAGCGGGTGTGCGTGGCGGCAGTTGCCGGCGTGTTTCGGGGTGGCGTCGCCGACGGCGCATCGTCGGTTCACGGTGTGGACGAACGCGGGGGTGTGGCCGCGGCTGCGGCGGGCGGTGCTCGACCACCCGGACTCCCGCGACGAGATCGAGTGGGGCGAGGCGATCGCCCTGGCCGCCACCGCCCGGCGCACACGAGACGCCTGA
- a CDS encoding amidohydrolase family protein: MRTSASVAVGTPWSNAIDVHHHIVPEFYVEELRRLGFASTLPGVDKPAWKIETSLDMMDRQGIRAAVVNIWPGVPAVDADTGAHLARWINEFMAELVSRHPGRLGAFAVLPLPHVDAALAELEYCQDVLGLDGVGLITNYNGVYLGDPSLDEFLAEAARRRVPMFVHPTVPPSTGQPAFGLPASLCEFPFETVRLTAQLLYNRTLERHPGLRLILSHGGGGMAYFAGRLALGPLIVSDLAERLPEDPIGYLQRLYSDTAMIGDPHAFASVRSFARPDRILVGSDFPFMPESFSAENGRFIVEHGAFSPDELTRIQLGNAAELFPRFADHSESERGSLT; this comes from the coding sequence ATGCGGACAAGCGCTTCCGTGGCCGTGGGCACGCCTTGGTCGAACGCCATCGACGTACATCACCACATCGTTCCCGAATTCTATGTCGAGGAACTGCGGAGACTCGGGTTCGCATCGACGTTGCCCGGCGTCGACAAACCGGCGTGGAAAATCGAAACCAGCCTGGACATGATGGACCGGCAGGGAATCCGGGCGGCCGTGGTCAACATCTGGCCGGGGGTGCCGGCGGTGGACGCGGACACCGGGGCCCATCTGGCCCGGTGGATCAACGAGTTCATGGCCGAGCTGGTGTCCCGGCATCCGGGTCGACTGGGCGCGTTCGCGGTGTTGCCGCTGCCGCACGTGGACGCGGCCCTGGCCGAGTTGGAGTACTGCCAGGACGTGCTCGGCCTCGACGGCGTCGGGTTGATCACCAACTACAACGGGGTCTACCTCGGCGACCCGTCGCTCGACGAGTTCCTGGCCGAGGCGGCACGCCGCCGGGTGCCGATGTTCGTGCACCCGACGGTGCCCCCGTCCACCGGCCAGCCCGCCTTCGGACTCCCGGCCTCGCTCTGCGAGTTCCCGTTCGAGACGGTCCGGCTGACCGCGCAGCTCCTGTACAACCGCACGCTGGAGCGGCACCCCGGCCTGCGGCTGATCCTGTCCCACGGCGGCGGTGGCATGGCGTACTTCGCCGGACGCCTGGCGCTCGGGCCGCTGATCGTCTCCGACCTCGCCGAGCGGCTCCCGGAGGATCCGATCGGTTACCTGCAAAGGCTCTACTCGGACACCGCGATGATCGGCGATCCGCACGCGTTCGCCTCGGTGCGCTCGTTCGCCCGGCCGGACCGGATCCTGGTCGGCTCCGATTTCCCGTTCATGCCGGAATCGTTCAGCGCGGAGAACGGCCGATTCATCGTCGAGCACGGGGCGTTCTCGCCGGACGAGCTGACCCGCATCCAGTTGGGCAATGCGGCCGAACTCTTCCCGCGATTCGCGGACCACTCGGAATCTGAAAGGGGATCGCTGACGTGA
- a CDS encoding transposase → MTAPSEMDGAVIYLYVTSSPKITPGSQSVSERAALRPQWQASVSYGVTCPVVRPPVVVGDALSGRLVSDRLWELVVPLLPGFGVRRQGGGRAPVEERAVFTAVVFVLTSGCAWRQLPACFGVASPTAHRRFTVWTNAGVWPRLRRAVLDHPHAREGIARRQAAVPVAGRTGARGSGPAGSGRSSQSENEPAAPSTPPRRPRWVTFGKRAVGLGGTLRPAAYQPSISRLPCRSGGLAEPGRMGAGPTRTALCGGSRHLRHRPGHPLFATLRRGRGPPPAPGPPAEPYKTRKHAVAF, encoded by the coding sequence ATGACGGCACCATCCGAAATGGATGGTGCCGTCATCTACCTATATGTGACATCGTCTCCGAAAATCACCCCCGGATCCCAAAGTGTCTCCGAGCGGGCCGCGTTGCGTCCGCAGTGGCAGGCTTCCGTCTCATATGGGGTCACCTGTCCGGTGGTGCGCCCGCCCGTCGTGGTGGGTGATGCGCTGTCGGGGCGGTTGGTGTCGGATCGTCTGTGGGAGTTGGTGGTTCCGTTGTTGCCGGGTTTCGGGGTGCGGCGGCAGGGGGGTGGTCGGGCGCCGGTGGAGGAGCGTGCGGTGTTCACGGCGGTGGTGTTCGTGCTGACCAGCGGGTGTGCGTGGCGGCAGTTGCCGGCGTGTTTCGGGGTGGCGTCGCCGACGGCGCATCGTCGGTTCACGGTGTGGACGAACGCGGGGGTGTGGCCGCGGCTGCGGCGGGCGGTGCTCGACCACCCGCATGCGCGCGAGGGAATCGCGCGGCGCCAGGCGGCCGTTCCGGTCGCCGGCCGGACCGGGGCACGCGGATCCGGACCGGCGGGATCCGGCCGTTCATCTCAGAGCGAGAATGAGCCGGCGGCCCCCTCGACACCCCCTCGCCGGCCCCGCTGGGTGACGTTCGGGAAGCGCGCCGTCGGCCTCGGTGGAACGCTCCGGCCTGCCGCGTACCAACCCTCGATCAGCCGACTTCCGTGCAGGTCAGGAGGGTTGGCGGAGCCCGGGAGAATGGGCGCGGGCCCCACCCGGACAGCCCTCTGCGGCGGGTCCCGGCACCTGCGGCACAGGCCGGGCCACCCGCTCTTCGCGACTCTCCGCAGGGGACGCGGTCCCCCGCCGGCCCCCGGCCCGCCGGCCGAACCATATAAGACACGGAAGCACGCTGTGGCGTTTTGA
- a CDS encoding class I adenylate-forming enzyme family protein — MLLQRIGNRGIRLGTLFDRAAAKYPSNVLMLDHDLDIAPERGRSMTIADAAELVSDLGTRLWRARVRPGDHVVVYKSNAFDITLLAVAAARIGAVPVLLSPYLDGETVTALLDRVERPVLITDVAKLESALPDSVFTHADRVLLAAGEHPRATSLAEPAAAPHVPALWMPPEHPTLVTHTSGTTGIPKLAVHTGYSLEARYRPQALATTLMRRRETVAMHVSFVHSRLFTALAISLLRGFPVAVLANPDPEHAAALFARWRPAVLEAHPNTYLSWEPLADDPRAPLSNVKFFSSTFDALHPRTVRTLIGASRRRAPRFGQIYGQSEVGPSVARSYGRNRSPEADGRCVGIPFPGMTGVRVISRDGNPPSPTSPGFIEISSDGRIRTYLGEQERFHKQADREWWRMGDLGYRTRWGCLHLMDREVDEIPGFGSTLDVEDRLFTRLDELAEVVIVPMPQGPPRPVVCTKDDRPLDHAAWRAAVVDLPPMAEPTQWRRADLPQTATTKIKRLELIRLLDGASGGSQVGEPA, encoded by the coding sequence ATGCTTCTGCAGCGCATAGGTAATCGCGGCATACGCCTGGGCACGCTGTTCGACCGGGCCGCCGCCAAGTACCCGTCGAACGTCCTGATGCTCGACCACGACTTGGACATCGCCCCGGAACGCGGCCGCAGCATGACGATCGCGGACGCCGCCGAACTGGTGAGCGACCTCGGCACCCGGTTGTGGCGCGCGCGGGTACGGCCCGGCGACCACGTGGTGGTGTACAAGAGCAACGCGTTCGACATCACCCTGCTGGCCGTCGCGGCCGCGCGGATCGGTGCCGTGCCGGTGCTGCTGTCCCCGTACCTGGACGGCGAGACGGTGACCGCGCTGCTCGACCGGGTCGAGCGGCCGGTGCTGATCACCGACGTCGCCAAGCTCGAATCCGCGCTCCCCGACTCGGTGTTCACCCACGCCGACCGGGTCCTGCTGGCCGCGGGCGAACACCCGCGCGCGACGAGCCTGGCCGAGCCGGCCGCGGCCCCGCACGTCCCGGCGCTGTGGATGCCGCCGGAGCACCCGACGCTGGTGACGCACACCTCGGGCACCACCGGAATCCCGAAGCTGGCCGTGCACACCGGCTACAGCCTGGAGGCCCGCTACCGGCCGCAGGCGCTGGCGACGACGCTGATGCGCCGGCGCGAAACGGTGGCCATGCACGTCTCGTTCGTGCACTCGAGGCTGTTCACCGCGCTGGCCATCTCGCTGCTTCGCGGCTTCCCGGTGGCGGTGCTGGCGAATCCGGACCCCGAGCACGCCGCGGCCTTGTTCGCGCGCTGGCGGCCGGCCGTACTGGAGGCGCACCCGAACACCTACCTCAGCTGGGAACCGCTCGCGGACGACCCGCGCGCGCCGCTGTCCAACGTCAAGTTCTTCAGCAGCACCTTCGACGCGCTGCACCCGCGCACGGTGCGCACCCTGATCGGCGCGTCCCGGCGCCGCGCGCCGAGGTTCGGGCAGATCTACGGACAGAGCGAGGTCGGCCCGAGCGTGGCGCGCTCCTACGGCCGCAACCGCTCGCCGGAAGCCGACGGACGGTGCGTGGGCATCCCCTTCCCCGGGATGACGGGGGTGCGGGTGATCAGCCGGGACGGCAATCCGCCCTCGCCGACCTCGCCCGGGTTCATCGAGATCAGCAGCGACGGTCGTATCCGCACCTACCTGGGCGAGCAGGAGCGGTTCCACAAGCAGGCCGACCGGGAGTGGTGGCGGATGGGCGACCTCGGCTACCGCACCCGGTGGGGTTGTCTGCACCTGATGGACCGGGAGGTGGACGAGATCCCCGGCTTCGGCAGCACGCTGGACGTGGAGGACCGACTGTTCACCCGGCTCGACGAGTTGGCCGAGGTGGTCATCGTGCCGATGCCGCAGGGCCCGCCCCGACCGGTGGTGTGCACCAAGGACGACCGGCCGTTGGACCACGCCGCCTGGCGGGCCGCGGTGGTCGATCTGCCCCCGATGGCCGAGCCGACGCAGTGGCGCAGGGCAGACCTGCCGCAGACGGCCACCACCAAGATCAAGCGCCTGGAGCTGATCCGACTGCTCGACGGCGCCTCCGGCGGGTCGCAGGTCGGGGAACCGGCGTGA